One region of Catenuloplanes indicus genomic DNA includes:
- a CDS encoding TetR/AcrR family transcriptional regulator: MTMRKDAARNWQLIVDTGRRFVDEGIPVQLNEVARAASVGVATVYRHFPTPEALLETIATPRLEELVAHAERAAVAKDAGDALAGLMIAMLDAQLDDASVQPALASVAYALPRTAELRARLDTLSGRLLDRARDAGQVRPDVTQADLLPLMCGVIFAVRVHPGAADRRTVTHRYLDVMLHGLQTR; this comes from the coding sequence ATGACCATGCGCAAGGACGCTGCCCGCAACTGGCAGCTGATCGTCGACACCGGGCGGCGATTCGTGGACGAGGGCATCCCGGTGCAGCTCAACGAGGTGGCGCGGGCCGCGTCGGTCGGCGTCGCCACGGTCTACCGGCACTTCCCCACGCCCGAGGCACTGCTGGAGACGATCGCGACGCCGCGCCTGGAGGAGCTGGTCGCGCACGCGGAGCGTGCGGCCGTGGCGAAGGACGCCGGCGACGCGCTCGCCGGTCTGATGATCGCGATGCTGGACGCACAGCTCGACGACGCGTCCGTGCAGCCGGCACTGGCGTCCGTCGCCTACGCACTCCCGCGCACGGCCGAGCTGCGCGCCCGGCTGGACACACTCTCCGGCCGGCTGCTCGACCGCGCGCGGGACGCGGGCCAGGTCCGGCCGGACGTGACGCAGGCGGACCTGCTACCGCTGATGTGCGGCGTGATCTTCGCGGTGCGGGTGCACCCGGGCGCGGCGGACCGGCGCACGGTCACCCACCGCTATCTCGACGTCATGCTGCACGGGCTGCAAACGCGGTAG
- a CDS encoding helix-turn-helix transcriptional regulator gives MSDSRRRVREFLSTRRARITPERAGLPVFGGNRRVTGLRREEVALLAGMSIDYYIRLERGNLSGASDSVLDSLAHALQLDDAERAYLYDLARAATAPGRRPPAATGRVRPVVLRMLDAMTGVPAYLRNGRFDIVAANTLGMALYAPVYGSPLFAQRGPVNTARFLFLDPGSTDFWPEWDKAANDSVAFLRAETGRAPHDKGLTDLIGELSTKSDEFARRWARHDVKFQHSGVKRLRHPLVGDLALPYEALDLPADPALRVTIYSPEPGSPERQALDILASWTGSPAPR, from the coding sequence GTGAGCGACAGCCGGAGGCGTGTGCGGGAATTCCTCAGCACCCGTCGCGCCCGCATCACGCCCGAGCGGGCGGGACTACCCGTCTTCGGCGGCAATCGACGGGTGACCGGATTGCGCCGCGAGGAGGTGGCGCTGCTGGCCGGGATGAGCATCGACTACTACATCCGGCTCGAGCGCGGAAACCTGAGCGGCGCCTCCGACTCGGTGCTGGATTCCCTGGCCCACGCGCTGCAGCTCGACGACGCCGAACGGGCCTACCTCTACGACCTCGCCCGCGCGGCCACAGCGCCGGGGCGCCGACCACCGGCCGCGACCGGGCGGGTCCGGCCGGTGGTGCTGCGGATGCTCGACGCGATGACCGGCGTGCCGGCCTACCTCCGCAACGGGCGGTTCGACATCGTCGCTGCCAACACCCTCGGTATGGCCCTGTACGCCCCGGTCTACGGCTCGCCGCTGTTCGCGCAGCGCGGCCCGGTCAACACCGCACGGTTCCTGTTCCTCGACCCGGGATCCACCGACTTCTGGCCCGAGTGGGACAAGGCCGCCAACGACTCGGTCGCCTTCCTGCGGGCCGAAACCGGCCGCGCGCCGCACGACAAGGGCCTGACCGACCTGATCGGCGAGCTGTCCACCAAGAGCGACGAGTTCGCCCGCCGCTGGGCCCGCCACGACGTGAAGTTCCAGCACTCCGGCGTGAAACGGCTCCGCCACCCGCTCGTCGGCGACCTTGCCCTGCCGTACGAGGCCCTCGACCTGCCCGCCGACCCGGCGCTGCGCGTCACCATCTACTCACCCGAGCCCGGCTCCCCCGAACGCCAAGCCCTCGACATACTGGCCAGCTGGACCGGCTCACCCGCCCCCCGCTAG
- a CDS encoding transporter substrate-binding domain-containing protein, giving the protein MRRDRFRRAVTGASVILTLGLATIAGCQPEAAGPPSVDELLRQTSIWQQPTLRIGVAANEPLMGEIKDGVRSGFDVELARYLARSLGYTDESDVEFVTVRTDERIRFLLAGHVDIVVASLSYTEERAKLIGMAGPYFVTNQAFLVPKASAATLRTEDDFKEKKVKVCTSGSSTTEDELTRRGFDRSVVQDLQDCADGVRSGKYGAMSSDKTILAGYYSQHPQDLSYVQLPFGADERLHVGVSINDRALRDLIAYFLKKSYDEGRETGASPWLTAYNNTLGAWYLADVDDISQPEPLDVPDLVDHDDKVSPR; this is encoded by the coding sequence ATGCGACGAGATCGCTTCCGGCGTGCGGTGACCGGCGCCTCGGTGATACTGACGCTCGGGCTGGCCACGATCGCGGGGTGCCAGCCGGAGGCGGCCGGGCCGCCGTCCGTGGACGAGCTGTTGCGGCAGACGAGCATCTGGCAGCAACCGACGCTGCGGATCGGCGTCGCCGCGAACGAACCGCTGATGGGCGAGATCAAGGACGGCGTCCGCAGCGGCTTCGACGTGGAGCTCGCCCGCTACCTGGCCCGCTCGCTCGGCTACACCGACGAGAGCGATGTCGAGTTCGTGACCGTGCGCACGGACGAGCGGATCCGGTTCCTGCTGGCCGGTCACGTCGACATCGTGGTGGCCAGCCTGTCGTACACGGAGGAGCGCGCCAAGCTGATCGGGATGGCCGGGCCGTACTTCGTGACCAATCAGGCGTTCCTGGTGCCGAAGGCGTCGGCCGCCACGCTGCGGACCGAGGACGACTTCAAGGAGAAGAAGGTCAAGGTCTGCACCAGCGGCAGCTCGACCACGGAGGACGAGCTGACCCGGCGCGGCTTCGACCGGTCCGTCGTGCAGGACCTGCAGGACTGCGCGGACGGCGTGCGGTCCGGCAAGTACGGCGCGATGAGTTCGGACAAGACGATCCTGGCCGGCTACTACTCGCAGCATCCGCAGGACCTCTCGTACGTGCAGCTGCCGTTCGGTGCGGACGAGCGGCTGCACGTCGGCGTGTCGATCAACGACCGGGCGCTGCGCGACCTGATCGCGTACTTCCTGAAGAAGAGCTACGACGAGGGGCGCGAGACCGGCGCGAGCCCGTGGCTGACGGCCTACAACAACACGCTCGGCGCGTGGTACCTCGCCGACGTCGACGACATCAGCCAGCCGGAGCCGCTCGACGTACCGGACCTGGTGGATCATGACGACAAGGTCTCGCCCCGGTGA
- a CDS encoding alpha/beta hydrolase family esterase: protein MTTVQLRHGTIEAGGRTRAYTLAAPTGGFDRLLLAFHGSGLDADRFRSFTRNTFDTVPGTAVAYLDGFKGNWNDARLGSRFPARRANIDDVAFTAAVAARLGEGRPVYAAGYSNGGGMVIRLLHERPDLIAGGAIIAAGQPAPDNFLLSPDLPVVPRPVLLIHGTRDPIVPYQGGPLPVWARYVFRAHGALLSAPDTAAYFAARNGITAAPVTSTLTAEVSRTDFHQPGREPVRLFTVHGGGHTIPGPVPSPAVMGRTTTDLHTTAAIADFFGF, encoded by the coding sequence ATGACCACGGTGCAGCTTCGCCACGGGACGATCGAGGCCGGCGGGCGTACCCGCGCCTACACGCTGGCCGCCCCCACCGGCGGCTTCGACCGCCTGCTGCTGGCCTTCCACGGGTCCGGCCTCGACGCGGACCGGTTCCGGTCGTTCACCCGAAACACCTTCGACACCGTCCCGGGTACGGCCGTCGCGTACCTCGACGGCTTCAAGGGCAACTGGAACGACGCGCGCCTCGGCAGCCGCTTCCCGGCCCGCCGGGCGAACATCGACGACGTGGCGTTCACCGCCGCGGTCGCGGCACGCCTCGGCGAGGGGCGCCCGGTGTACGCCGCCGGTTACTCCAACGGCGGCGGCATGGTGATCCGGCTGCTGCACGAGCGCCCCGACCTGATCGCCGGCGGCGCGATCATCGCCGCCGGCCAGCCGGCCCCGGACAACTTCCTGCTGTCACCGGACCTGCCGGTGGTGCCCCGGCCGGTGCTGCTCATCCACGGCACCCGCGACCCGATCGTGCCGTATCAGGGCGGCCCGCTGCCGGTCTGGGCCCGCTACGTCTTCCGCGCCCACGGCGCGCTGCTGTCCGCACCGGACACCGCCGCGTACTTCGCCGCCCGCAACGGCATCACCGCGGCCCCGGTGACCAGCACGCTGACCGCCGAGGTGAGCCGCACCGACTTCCACCAGCCCGGCCGCGAGCCGGTGCGGCTGTTCACCGTCCACGGTGGCGGGCACACGATCCCGGGGCCGGTACCGTCCCCGGCCGTGATGGGCCGCACCACCACGGATTTGCACACCACCGCCGCGATCGCGGACTTCTTCGGTTTCTAG
- a CDS encoding class I SAM-dependent methyltransferase: MIGDAFGALLGEAAATGAATEVVERDDGFVSRGDAGRYLQGPEFWAAHEVALLERARGRILDIGCGAGRHMAALRDRGADVRGIDPSPGAVAVCRARGLTAEVGDIEALPAGPFDTLLLMGGNLALLGSPAAAARRLSAMAAVAGPDAVVLGSNIDPYHSPDPAHAGYHRRNRALGRPGGQLRVRVRNGDLVTEWMDYWLASVAELETVLATSPWRAERVEGGPFYSVVLVRR; the protein is encoded by the coding sequence GTGATCGGGGACGCGTTCGGCGCACTGCTCGGAGAGGCCGCGGCGACCGGCGCCGCCACGGAGGTCGTGGAGCGTGACGACGGCTTCGTCAGCCGCGGGGACGCGGGCCGCTACCTTCAGGGGCCGGAGTTCTGGGCGGCGCACGAGGTAGCGCTGCTGGAACGGGCCCGTGGGCGCATCCTCGACATCGGCTGCGGTGCCGGACGGCACATGGCCGCGTTGCGGGACCGCGGTGCGGACGTGCGCGGCATCGATCCGTCACCGGGGGCGGTGGCGGTCTGCCGCGCGCGCGGTCTGACCGCCGAGGTCGGTGACATCGAGGCGCTGCCGGCCGGACCGTTCGACACGCTGCTGTTGATGGGCGGCAACCTGGCGCTGCTCGGCTCGCCGGCGGCCGCGGCACGGCGCCTGTCGGCAATGGCTGCGGTGGCCGGCCCGGACGCCGTGGTGCTCGGTTCCAACATCGATCCGTACCACTCACCCGACCCGGCGCACGCCGGCTACCACCGGCGGAACCGCGCGCTCGGCCGTCCCGGCGGCCAGCTGCGGGTACGCGTCCGGAACGGCGATCTCGTGACCGAGTGGATGGACTACTGGCTGGCCAGCGTGGCCGAGCTGGAGACCGTGCTGGCAACCTCGCCGTGGCGTGCGGAGCGGGTCGAGGGCGGCCCGTTCTACTCGGTCGTGCTCGTCCGGCGCTGA
- a CDS encoding SDR family NAD(P)-dependent oxidoreductase, which yields MSRITTPFHAGSTADEVAAGHDLAGRRAIVTGGASGIGLETVRTLARAGADVTVAVRDVDAARDALAGVRAGIARLDLADLASVRAFTAAWDGPLHLLINNAGVMAVPDLRRTAGGLEWQFAVNHVGHFTLTGGLHGALAAAHGARVVALASAGHHVAPVDFDDVNFAHRPYDPWVAYGQAKTATVLFAVEASRRWAADGIYVNAVSPGGIMTNLQRYIPAETRAQWATAPILKTPQQGAATTMVAALAPEFDRIGGRYLEDCAEAEVIDDDAEAGLADPGVRRWALDPAAARRLWDVSTAFAARAA from the coding sequence ATGTCTCGCATCACCACGCCCTTCCACGCGGGCTCCACGGCCGACGAGGTCGCGGCCGGTCACGACCTGGCCGGCCGGCGGGCGATCGTCACCGGTGGCGCCTCCGGTATCGGGCTGGAGACCGTCCGCACGCTCGCCCGGGCCGGCGCGGACGTGACCGTCGCGGTCCGCGACGTCGACGCCGCCCGGGACGCGCTCGCCGGCGTGCGGGCCGGCATCGCCCGGCTGGACCTGGCCGACCTGGCGAGCGTCCGCGCGTTCACCGCGGCCTGGGACGGCCCGCTGCACCTGCTGATCAACAACGCCGGCGTGATGGCGGTGCCGGACCTGCGGCGCACCGCCGGCGGGCTCGAATGGCAGTTCGCGGTCAACCACGTCGGCCACTTCACGCTGACCGGGGGCCTGCACGGCGCGCTCGCGGCGGCGCATGGTGCCCGGGTCGTCGCGCTGGCCTCCGCCGGCCACCACGTGGCCCCGGTCGACTTCGACGACGTCAACTTCGCGCACCGGCCGTACGATCCATGGGTCGCCTACGGCCAGGCGAAGACCGCGACCGTGCTGTTCGCGGTGGAGGCGAGCCGCCGCTGGGCCGCGGACGGCATCTACGTCAACGCGGTGTCGCCGGGCGGCATCATGACGAACCTGCAGCGGTACATCCCGGCGGAGACCCGGGCGCAGTGGGCCACGGCGCCGATCCTCAAGACGCCGCAGCAGGGTGCCGCGACCACCATGGTCGCGGCGCTCGCGCCGGAGTTCGACCGGATCGGCGGCCGCTACCTGGAGGACTGCGCCGAGGCCGAGGTCATCGACGACGACGCGGAGGCCGGGCTGGCCGACCCCGGTGTGCGCCGCTGGGCGCTGGACCCGGCCGCGGCGCGGCGCCTCTGGGACGTCTCTACCGCGTTTGCAGCCCGTGCAGCATGA
- a CDS encoding TetR family transcriptional regulator: protein MSERLSSREISRRAVRRQIETVAMDLFLESGFDAVTIDRIATEAGVSQRTFFRYFPTKEDLVVGDPMEFGTVLRGHLEARPAGEPAAEAVRRALEAFTGDVKRNPAALGISKIMFTLSTPGLRAKHIEKNVVWQELLLPDVQRRLGDVPDAELVARALIASGLAVFETALAYWATRGGDITDRLVHAFGRQ from the coding sequence ATGAGCGAGCGGCTTTCCAGCCGGGAGATCTCCCGGCGTGCGGTCCGGCGGCAGATCGAGACGGTCGCGATGGACCTGTTCCTGGAGTCGGGGTTCGACGCGGTCACGATCGACCGGATCGCGACCGAGGCCGGCGTGTCGCAGCGGACGTTCTTCCGGTACTTCCCGACCAAGGAGGACCTGGTCGTCGGCGACCCGATGGAGTTCGGCACGGTCCTGCGCGGCCACCTCGAGGCACGCCCGGCGGGCGAGCCGGCGGCGGAGGCGGTGCGGCGGGCGCTGGAGGCGTTCACCGGCGACGTGAAGCGCAACCCGGCCGCGCTCGGCATCTCGAAGATCATGTTCACGCTCAGCACGCCGGGCCTGCGGGCCAAGCACATCGAGAAGAACGTGGTGTGGCAGGAGCTGCTGCTGCCGGACGTGCAGCGCCGGCTCGGCGACGTGCCGGACGCCGAGCTCGTCGCGCGCGCCTTGATCGCGTCCGGCCTGGCCGTCTTCGAGACCGCGCTCGCGTACTGGGCGACGCGCGGCGGCGACATCACCGACCGGTTGGTCCACGCGTTCGGGAGGCAGTAA
- a CDS encoding PQQ-dependent sugar dehydrogenase: MPMSVPAVTTAAALSLGLVVTLGPPAAHAAVRLSPVALTVAGGVDPGSAAGRSLNLRPGWTAEVWANVPGARRLAWTPDGRLLVSTGAAGAIKLLTPAGGGRGPVVTTLADGLQHPQGLDVATRHGRHLVVAGDRNRILVWDYADGAATNQRAIVTGLPSGGHDRITPVVRGDQVFYNLGSLTNDDPVDRTGTTPERATIRRVGLDGTGDRTIATGVRNGSGLDLAPDGTLWASINQADNQPYPFRDDTGQYGQVVPAYVNENPVDQVARISYGTELGWPYCVPDTRGSKNLTDLGYVAQPLRNPDDSVLDCSIVDRTAVGLPAHSAPLGFAFTHGSALPRSLAGGALITAHGSWNRTPPREPYVVYSAWDQRKRTLTAPQPLVTGWQNPDGTRWGRSVDAVPGPDGALYVSDDAAGLIYRLAPAKR; encoded by the coding sequence ATGCCCATGTCCGTTCCCGCCGTCACGACCGCGGCGGCGCTGTCGCTCGGGCTGGTGGTGACGCTCGGCCCGCCCGCGGCGCACGCCGCCGTCCGGCTGTCGCCGGTGGCACTGACCGTGGCCGGCGGGGTCGACCCCGGCTCCGCCGCCGGCCGGTCGCTGAACCTGCGCCCCGGCTGGACCGCCGAGGTCTGGGCGAACGTGCCCGGCGCGCGCCGCCTGGCCTGGACGCCGGACGGCCGGCTGCTGGTCTCGACCGGCGCGGCCGGTGCGATCAAGCTGCTCACCCCGGCCGGCGGCGGCCGAGGACCGGTGGTGACGACGCTGGCCGACGGCCTGCAGCACCCGCAGGGCCTGGACGTCGCCACCCGGCACGGCCGGCACCTCGTCGTGGCCGGTGACCGGAACCGCATCCTGGTCTGGGACTACGCGGACGGCGCCGCGACGAACCAGCGCGCGATCGTGACCGGGCTGCCCAGCGGCGGGCACGACCGGATCACTCCGGTGGTCCGCGGCGACCAGGTCTTCTACAACCTCGGCTCGCTGACCAACGACGACCCGGTCGACCGCACCGGTACGACGCCGGAGCGGGCCACGATCCGCCGGGTCGGGCTGGACGGCACCGGCGATCGCACGATCGCCACCGGCGTGCGCAACGGCTCCGGCCTGGACCTCGCGCCGGACGGCACGCTGTGGGCCTCGATCAACCAGGCCGACAACCAGCCGTACCCGTTCCGCGACGACACCGGGCAGTACGGCCAGGTCGTGCCGGCGTACGTCAACGAGAACCCGGTCGACCAGGTCGCCCGGATCTCGTACGGCACCGAGCTGGGCTGGCCCTACTGCGTGCCGGACACCCGGGGCAGCAAGAACCTGACCGATCTCGGGTACGTGGCCCAGCCGCTGCGCAACCCGGACGATTCGGTGCTGGACTGCTCCATCGTGGACCGCACCGCGGTCGGCCTGCCCGCGCACAGCGCACCGCTCGGCTTCGCCTTCACCCACGGTTCCGCGCTGCCGCGGTCGTTGGCCGGCGGCGCGCTGATCACCGCACACGGCTCCTGGAACCGCACGCCGCCGCGCGAGCCGTACGTCGTCTACAGCGCCTGGGACCAGCGCAAGCGCACGCTGACCGCACCCCAGCCGCTGGTCACCGGCTGGCAGAACCCGGACGGCACCCGCTGGGGCCGCAGCGTCGACGCCGTCCCCGGCCCGGACGGCGCGCTCTACGTCTCCGACGACGCGGCCGGCCTGATCTACCGCCTGGCCCCCGCGAAGCGCTGA
- a CDS encoding aldo/keto reductase: protein MGNDIPHVGFGVYRIPASRTAEAVRIALDAGYRHIDTAQVYGNEAEVGTAIRESGLPREDVFLTTKLNPQRHGYASTGQELDESLRRLQTSYVDLFLLHWPSPGRDRYLESWRACADLLAEGKVRAIGVSNLTVVDLAWLAERSDTVPDVNQVELHPGLQQAELRRYHDAHGIVTEAWGPLAEGESLTDPTLRALARKYETTPAQLILRWHVQLGNIPLPKSVKPARIRENIAVFDFRIDAEDMARIAALDGDPHGARSRTRGAGLPRWQ from the coding sequence ATGGGCAACGACATCCCGCACGTCGGTTTTGGTGTCTACCGGATTCCCGCGTCGAGAACCGCCGAGGCGGTACGGATCGCGCTCGACGCCGGCTATCGGCACATCGACACCGCGCAGGTCTACGGCAACGAGGCGGAGGTCGGCACGGCGATCCGGGAGTCCGGCTTGCCGCGCGAGGACGTCTTCTTGACCACCAAGCTGAATCCACAACGTCACGGGTACGCCTCGACCGGCCAGGAACTCGACGAGAGCCTGCGGAGACTCCAGACCTCGTACGTCGACCTCTTCCTGCTGCACTGGCCGTCACCCGGCCGGGACCGTTACCTGGAGAGCTGGCGGGCCTGTGCTGACCTGCTCGCCGAGGGCAAGGTCCGTGCGATCGGGGTCTCCAATCTCACCGTCGTCGATCTGGCGTGGCTGGCCGAGCGGTCGGACACCGTGCCGGACGTCAACCAGGTGGAGCTCCATCCCGGCTTGCAGCAGGCTGAACTGCGCCGGTACCACGACGCGCACGGGATCGTCACCGAGGCGTGGGGTCCGCTTGCCGAGGGCGAGTCCCTGACGGATCCGACGCTCCGGGCGCTGGCGAGGAAGTACGAGACAACTCCGGCACAACTGATCCTGCGCTGGCACGTCCAGCTGGGGAACATTCCCCTGCCCAAATCGGTCAAGCCCGCTCGGATCAGGGAGAACATCGCCGTCTTCGACTTCCGGATCGATGCCGAGGACATGGCCCGGATCGCCGCGCTGGACGGCGATCCCCACGGCGCCCGCAGCCGCACGCGCGGCGCGGGTCTGCCGCGATGGCAGTGA
- a CDS encoding right-handed parallel beta-helix repeat-containing protein: MISRRGALRAGLASTAAVGAVAVTGSAAQAAPADAAAAGGEGWISVLDHGAAGDGTTDDTAAIQAALNAAATSSKSVVFPAGRTYKITDQLSARNLTDVVISGYGATVALVGGRRAPDPAEKDPYALLLLENCTRVKLVGLTLHDTTRTYRQNGVRIIKGTGLVIDSVRVQSMRYNGIAVFDATPRTSDDILITNCTTEDTRFGISTNGRDVRIVNNHVAMDYTSTEEYKRLGAHPGPTKPYESDYFDGICVWAGGTRTVIAGNTLAEIGQSAIWTQAVTHVTIANNTIFAPHLHGIEIDGTAEASKSPVGRTMGISITGNTIVNSVKGALTLLSTTDATIAGNSVINTVANAEATCIAINSRSHKVTVTGNVVRQANPKLPAIFVKDNTDAAGEADARSTDVTVAWNTVEAVQPIWAHPGTVIIQRVDSTHAPGGTERAEIATQGTLKAVGKVLATEGLGVGNYVAATSVGAIVRKMQVFSATGEPIGWIPIYNS; encoded by the coding sequence ATGATCAGCAGGCGGGGCGCGCTGCGCGCCGGGCTGGCGTCGACGGCGGCCGTCGGTGCGGTCGCGGTGACCGGCTCGGCGGCGCAGGCGGCACCGGCCGACGCGGCGGCGGCCGGCGGCGAGGGATGGATCTCGGTCCTCGACCACGGCGCGGCCGGCGACGGCACGACGGACGACACGGCGGCGATCCAGGCGGCGCTGAACGCGGCGGCGACCAGCAGCAAGAGCGTGGTCTTCCCGGCCGGCCGCACCTACAAGATCACCGACCAGCTCAGCGCGCGCAACCTCACCGACGTGGTGATCTCCGGGTACGGCGCGACCGTCGCGCTCGTCGGCGGCCGGCGGGCTCCCGACCCGGCCGAGAAGGATCCCTACGCGCTGCTGCTGCTGGAGAACTGCACCCGGGTCAAGCTGGTCGGCCTGACCCTGCACGACACGACCCGCACCTACCGGCAGAACGGGGTGCGGATCATCAAGGGCACCGGCCTGGTGATCGACAGCGTCCGGGTGCAGAGTATGCGCTACAACGGGATCGCCGTGTTCGACGCGACGCCACGCACGTCCGACGACATCCTGATCACCAACTGCACGACCGAGGACACCCGCTTCGGCATCTCGACCAACGGCCGGGACGTGCGCATCGTCAACAACCACGTGGCAATGGATTACACGTCGACGGAGGAGTACAAGCGCCTCGGCGCCCACCCCGGGCCGACCAAACCCTATGAGTCGGACTACTTCGACGGCATCTGCGTCTGGGCCGGCGGCACCCGCACGGTCATCGCCGGGAACACGCTCGCCGAGATCGGTCAGTCCGCGATCTGGACGCAGGCCGTCACGCACGTGACCATCGCGAACAACACCATCTTCGCCCCGCACCTGCACGGCATCGAGATCGACGGTACCGCGGAAGCGTCGAAGAGCCCGGTGGGGCGCACGATGGGCATCTCCATCACCGGCAACACGATCGTCAACTCCGTCAAGGGCGCGCTCACGCTGCTGTCCACGACCGACGCGACGATCGCCGGCAACAGCGTGATCAACACCGTCGCGAACGCGGAGGCGACCTGCATCGCGATCAACTCGCGCAGCCACAAGGTCACGGTCACCGGCAACGTGGTCCGCCAGGCGAACCCGAAGCTGCCGGCGATCTTCGTCAAGGACAACACCGATGCCGCGGGCGAGGCCGACGCACGTTCCACCGACGTCACCGTCGCCTGGAACACAGTGGAGGCGGTACAGCCGATCTGGGCCCACCCCGGCACTGTGATCATCCAGCGTGTCGACTCCACACACGCCCCCGGCGGCACCGAGCGCGCCGAGATCGCTACCCAGGGCACCCTGAAGGCCGTCGGCAAGGTGCTCGCGACGGAGGGGCTCGGTGTGGGCAACTACGTCGCGGCGACCTCGGTGGGGGCGATCGTCCGCAAGATGCAGGTGTTCTCGGCGACCGGGGAGCCGATCGGCTGGATCCCGATCTACAACAGCTGA
- a CDS encoding glycoside hydrolase family 43 protein: protein MTSTTGNALQAPNRAATPLLRNPVLPGFHPDPSILRVGTDYYIATSTFEWFPGVRLHHSTDLVHWRPLGGILTEERLLDLRGAGDSCGVWAPDLSYVDGQFHLVYTDVSSFSSGYWDSQNYLTTAPSPDGPWSDPVVLHARGFDASLFHDDDGSTWMLSMTADWRPGRNRFAGIQAQRYDRATRTLTGDEFQIFPGTSAGLVEGPHLYKRDGWYYLLVAQGGTSWEHEALVARSRTLLGPYEPDPAGPMITSLHRPDLAMQKAGHGSLVATPDGQWYLAHLVGRPYSPRGACVLGRETAIQPVTWEPGGWPRVDGGVPADLVPVPDGVDEIRARPDTAVDDFDTPALGPDWSTLRRPATPDWIDLSARPSHLRVHGGQSPVGRLRPSLVARRVTARRCSLETTMEFRPANFRQLAGVTAYYNTRNWHYAYVTHGDEGQPVLEVLSCDNGRRATYPDSRVPLPGVDRLRLRVTFDGPVIRFAYATGDTWTELPAALDATILSDEHAAHKVDGEPEAWGFTGAMAGLWVQDLGADGAYADFDQAIYRTLGD, encoded by the coding sequence ATGACCTCCACGACCGGCAACGCCCTGCAGGCACCGAACCGCGCGGCCACGCCGCTGCTGAGGAACCCGGTGCTGCCCGGCTTCCACCCGGACCCGTCGATCCTTCGCGTGGGGACCGACTACTACATCGCCACGTCCACGTTCGAGTGGTTCCCGGGGGTGCGCCTGCACCACTCCACCGACCTGGTGCACTGGCGCCCGCTCGGCGGCATCCTCACCGAGGAACGCCTGCTCGACCTGCGCGGTGCCGGTGACTCGTGCGGCGTCTGGGCGCCGGACCTGTCCTACGTGGACGGCCAGTTCCACCTGGTCTACACGGACGTGTCCAGCTTCTCCAGCGGCTACTGGGACTCGCAGAACTACCTGACCACCGCGCCGTCGCCGGACGGCCCGTGGTCCGACCCGGTGGTGCTGCACGCGCGCGGCTTCGACGCCTCGCTGTTCCACGACGACGACGGCAGCACCTGGATGCTCTCGATGACCGCGGACTGGCGGCCCGGCCGCAACCGCTTCGCCGGCATCCAGGCCCAGCGCTACGACCGCGCCACCCGCACCCTGACCGGCGACGAGTTCCAGATCTTCCCGGGTACGTCCGCCGGCCTGGTCGAGGGGCCACACCTGTACAAACGGGACGGCTGGTACTACCTGCTGGTCGCGCAGGGCGGCACGAGCTGGGAGCACGAGGCGCTGGTCGCCCGGTCCCGCACGCTGCTCGGGCCGTACGAGCCGGACCCGGCCGGCCCGATGATCACGTCGCTGCACCGCCCCGACCTGGCGATGCAGAAGGCCGGCCACGGCAGCCTCGTCGCCACGCCGGACGGCCAGTGGTACCTGGCGCACCTGGTCGGCCGGCCGTACTCGCCGCGCGGCGCCTGCGTACTCGGCCGGGAGACCGCGATCCAGCCGGTGACCTGGGAGCCCGGCGGCTGGCCGCGGGTCGACGGCGGCGTGCCCGCGGACCTGGTGCCGGTGCCGGACGGCGTCGACGAGATCCGCGCCCGGCCGGACACCGCGGTCGACGACTTCGACACCCCCGCGCTCGGCCCGGACTGGTCGACGCTGCGCCGCCCCGCCACCCCGGACTGGATCGACCTGTCCGCCCGCCCGTCGCACCTGCGCGTGCACGGCGGGCAGTCACCGGTCGGCCGGCTGCGGCCCAGCCTGGTCGCCCGGCGGGTCACCGCGCGGCGGTGCAGCCTGGAGACGACCATGGAGTTCCGCCCGGCGAACTTCCGCCAGCTGGCCGGCGTCACCGCGTACTACAACACCCGCAACTGGCACTACGCCTACGTCACGCACGGCGACGAGGGCCAGCCGGTGCTCGAGGTGCTGTCCTGCGACAACGGCCGCCGCGCCACCTACCCGGACAGCCGCGTGCCGCTGCCCGGCGTCGACCGGCTGCGCTTGCGGGTCACGTTCGACGGCCCGGTCATCCGGTTCGCGTACGCCACCGGCGACACCTGGACCGAGCTGCCCGCCGCGCTGGACGCCACGATCCTCTCCGACGAGCACGCCGCCCACAAGGTCGACGGCGAGCCCGAGGCCTGGGGCTTCACCGGCGCCATGGCCGGCCTCTGGGTCCAGGACCTCGGCGCCGACGGCGCGTACGCCGACTTCGACCAGGCGATCTACCGCACCCTGGGCGACTGA